From a region of the Rhinopithecus roxellana isolate Shanxi Qingling chromosome 8, ASM756505v1, whole genome shotgun sequence genome:
- the SIKE1 gene encoding suppressor of IKBKE 1 isoform X2 yields MSCTIEKILTDAKTLLERLREHDAAAESLVDQSAALHRRVAAMREAGTALPEQYQEDASDMKDMSKYKPHILLSQENTQIRDLQQENRELWISLEEHQDALELIMSKYRKQMLQLMVAKKAVDAEPVLKAHQSHSAEIESQIDRICEMGEVMRKAVQVDDDQFCKIQEKLAQLELENKELRELLSISTESLQTRKENSMDTASQAIK; encoded by the exons ATGAGCTGCACCATCGAGAAGATCTTGACAGACGCCAAGACACTCCTGGAGAGGCTGCGGGAGCACGATGCGGCCGCCGAGTCGCTGGTGGATCAATCGGCAGCGCTGCACCGGCGGGTAGCCGCTATGCGGGAGGCGGGGACAGCGCTTCCGGAGCAG TATCAAGAGGATGCATCCGATATGAAGGACATGTCCAAATACAAACCTCACATTCTGCTGTCTCAAGAGAACACACAGATTAGAGACTTGCAACAGGAAAACAGAG agcTGTGGATTTCCTTGGAGGAACACCAGGATGCTTTGGAACTCATCATGAGCAAGTACCGGAAACAGATGTTACAGTTAATGGTTGCTAAAAAAGCTGTGGATGCTGAACCAGTCCTGAAAGCTCACCAGTCTCACTCTGCA GAAATTGAGAGTCAGATTGACAGAATCTGCGAAATGGGAGAAGTGATGAGGAAAGCAGTTCAGGTGGATGATGACCAGTTCTGTAAGATTCAGGAAAAATTAGCCCAATTAGAG cttgaaAATAAGGAACTTCGAGAATTATTGTCCATTAGCACTGAGTCTCTTCAAACCAGAAAGGAAAACTCAATGGACACTGCTTCCCAAGCCATCAAATAA
- the SIKE1 gene encoding suppressor of IKBKE 1 isoform X1 → MSCTIEKILTDAKTLLERLREHDAAAESLVDQSAALHRRVAAMREAGTALPEQVRQRYQEDASDMKDMSKYKPHILLSQENTQIRDLQQENRELWISLEEHQDALELIMSKYRKQMLQLMVAKKAVDAEPVLKAHQSHSAEIESQIDRICEMGEVMRKAVQVDDDQFCKIQEKLAQLELENKELRELLSISTESLQTRKENSMDTASQAIK, encoded by the exons ATGAGCTGCACCATCGAGAAGATCTTGACAGACGCCAAGACACTCCTGGAGAGGCTGCGGGAGCACGATGCGGCCGCCGAGTCGCTGGTGGATCAATCGGCAGCGCTGCACCGGCGGGTAGCCGCTATGCGGGAGGCGGGGACAGCGCTTCCGGAGCAGGTCAGGCAGAGG TATCAAGAGGATGCATCCGATATGAAGGACATGTCCAAATACAAACCTCACATTCTGCTGTCTCAAGAGAACACACAGATTAGAGACTTGCAACAGGAAAACAGAG agcTGTGGATTTCCTTGGAGGAACACCAGGATGCTTTGGAACTCATCATGAGCAAGTACCGGAAACAGATGTTACAGTTAATGGTTGCTAAAAAAGCTGTGGATGCTGAACCAGTCCTGAAAGCTCACCAGTCTCACTCTGCA GAAATTGAGAGTCAGATTGACAGAATCTGCGAAATGGGAGAAGTGATGAGGAAAGCAGTTCAGGTGGATGATGACCAGTTCTGTAAGATTCAGGAAAAATTAGCCCAATTAGAG cttgaaAATAAGGAACTTCGAGAATTATTGTCCATTAGCACTGAGTCTCTTCAAACCAGAAAGGAAAACTCAATGGACACTGCTTCCCAAGCCATCAAATAA
- the SIKE1 gene encoding suppressor of IKBKE 1 isoform X3: MSCTIEKILTDAKTLLERLREHDAAAESLVDQSAALHRRYQEDASDMKDMSKYKPHILLSQENTQIRDLQQENRELWISLEEHQDALELIMSKYRKQMLQLMVAKKAVDAEPVLKAHQSHSAEIESQIDRICEMGEVMRKAVQVDDDQFCKIQEKLAQLELENKELRELLSISTESLQTRKENSMDTASQAIK; encoded by the exons ATGAGCTGCACCATCGAGAAGATCTTGACAGACGCCAAGACACTCCTGGAGAGGCTGCGGGAGCACGATGCGGCCGCCGAGTCGCTGGTGGATCAATCGGCAGCGCTGCACCGGCGG TATCAAGAGGATGCATCCGATATGAAGGACATGTCCAAATACAAACCTCACATTCTGCTGTCTCAAGAGAACACACAGATTAGAGACTTGCAACAGGAAAACAGAG agcTGTGGATTTCCTTGGAGGAACACCAGGATGCTTTGGAACTCATCATGAGCAAGTACCGGAAACAGATGTTACAGTTAATGGTTGCTAAAAAAGCTGTGGATGCTGAACCAGTCCTGAAAGCTCACCAGTCTCACTCTGCA GAAATTGAGAGTCAGATTGACAGAATCTGCGAAATGGGAGAAGTGATGAGGAAAGCAGTTCAGGTGGATGATGACCAGTTCTGTAAGATTCAGGAAAAATTAGCCCAATTAGAG cttgaaAATAAGGAACTTCGAGAATTATTGTCCATTAGCACTGAGTCTCTTCAAACCAGAAAGGAAAACTCAATGGACACTGCTTCCCAAGCCATCAAATAA